In Ostrea edulis chromosome 6, xbOstEdul1.1, whole genome shotgun sequence, a single window of DNA contains:
- the LOC125654613 gene encoding uncharacterized protein LOC125654613 translates to MSQESLNDLIAAGKELGYVGEDLQKYVSEQQTLQREERAAARQIEKEERDFKLEMERMVQELKFKEMSDNLELSRAEIRNQERVSDGSFKPGMPKIPPFDETKDEIDSFLRRFERYALTMKWDKSMWATPLSALLKGRALDVFSLMPVRQASDYDGLKAALLRRYDMTEDGFKRKFRACRPEIGESFSQFSVRLASYLTRWIEMSKISETFEDLFDLILRDQILHVCNYDLLVFLKQNVPRTAEELCRLADQFKEARNTSATNLCSKVIKKPSEEGKPKTHEKSKEVHKQPQAQKEKSKYVPFTERKCYLCNKQGHIASQCHRSREKGKMSSTVVSGADDSSRYTPEHCSALIVSQNASSLYSQVSDKSTILSSACHTTQKPMPLSAGYVDGQPVTLLRDSGCRNIVVRRSLVKEEKLTGKYETCILADSTKRTVPVAKVHIDTPYVTGEFEVWCMDNPVFDLIIGEVSNARKPHEPNPEWKPKSLLVVETRQQLKDKKKPYKPLKVPDIVKEDIKPDDLKCEQQKDATLEKARKYAQEGRTSCEGKVRWFTNRGLLYREYKSSEKDGGKTFSQLIVPSKYRDTVMKLAHESIMSGHLAVSRTTARIQSEFYWPGINSDIRRFVQSCDVCQRTISKGKVSKVPLDKMPLIDEPFKRVAVDIVGPLHPPTDKGNRFILTLVDYATRYPEAIALSGIDTERVAEALLEMFSRIGIPQEILTDMGSQFTSGLMMEVSRLISMKQLTTTPYHPMCNGLVERFNGTLKQMLKRMCSERPKDWDKYLPAILFAYREVPQESLGFSPFELVYGRTIRGPMAILKELWTNDIKDQEVKSTYQYVFDLRDRLESTCELAHQNLERASRRHKTYFDKKARICNMKPGERALVLLPTESNKLLMQWKGPYKIVKKVGNVDYMLDVNGTVKTYHANLLKKYVDRVEPEVSFLMSIVTSEETDNSDSEDDQEVYVEVSNSVESYKDVDINNDLDEEEIQTLKGLFRSFGDVFTEKPGDTHMIQHDIRITTDKPVRVSPRRIPFAMEETVKEEVSKMLDMGVIELSDSPYSSPIVLVVKKDNTFRFCVDFRKLNSITVFDAEPMPDVDAMFAKLSGHKFFSRLDLSKGYWQVPLTQSSRSLTAFQTPLGLFQFTKMPFGLVTAPATFCRLMREVLHNITNVDNFIDDILVYTQTFEQHVQVLSEVLRRLREANLTARPTKCSAGYRKLECLGHIIGDVLVVHNTSMLSVLLVQAVVSRYLLVGTVIRAPEAVCQTGRTRDDSPDTTPPPPLFSLKDGETGLTSNQGGRDTPPRRDLSENAGTETSTRCGTGIPCDPHPLNF, encoded by the coding sequence ATGTCTCAAGAGAGTTTGAATGATTTGATAGCTGCTGGTAAAGAACTAGGTTATGTAGGAGAAGATTTACAAAAGTATGTTAGTGAACAGCAGACACTACAGCGGGAAGAGAGAGCAGCAGCCAGGCAGATCGAGAAAGAAGAACGCGACTTCAAGTTAGAAATGGAACGTATGGTTCAGGAACTCAAATTTAAGGAAATGTCGGACAATCTCGAACTAAGTAGGgcagaaatacgaaatcagGAAAGAGTGAGTGATGGTTCATTCAAGCCTGGTATGCCCAAAATCCCTCCATTTGACGAGACAAAGGATGAAATAGATAGCTTCTTACGGCGATTCGAACGGTATGCATTGACTATGAAATGGGACAAATCTATGTGGGCAACTCCTTTGAGTGCTTTGTTGAAGGGCAGAGCTTTAGATGTATTTTCTTTAATGCCCGTTCGTCAAGCAAGTGATTATGATGGTCTCAAAGCGGCATTGTTACGGAGATATGATATGACAGAGGATGGGTTCAAACGAAAGTTTCGTGCATGTCGCCCTGAGATTGGTGAAAGCTTCTCTCAGTTCTCAGTAAGATTAGCTTCATATTTAACACGCTGGATAGAAATGTCAAAAATTTCTGAAACGTTTGAGGATctttttgatttgatacttAGAGATCAGATTTTGCATGTTTGTAATTATGACTTGTTGGTGTTTCTAAAGCAGAATGTTCCTCGGACAGCAGAAGAACTTTGTAGGCTCGCTGATCAATTTAAGGAAGCACGAAATACATCTGCTACAAATTTGTGCTCAAAGGTAATCAAGAAACCTAGTGAGGAAGGTAAGCCTAAGACACATGAGAAGTCTAAGGAAGTTCATAAACAGCCCCAAGCACAAAAAGAAAAGTCTAAGTATGTCCCCTTCACAGAGAGGAAATGTTACTTATGTAACAAACAAGGTCATATTGCATCACAATGTCATAGATCTCGTGAAAAAGGTAAGATGTCCAGTACAGTAGTTTCGGGTGCTGATGATTCGTCGAGATACACTCCAGAACATTGTAGCGCACTAATTGTCAGTCAAAATGCGTCGTCTTTGTACTCCCAGGTAAGTGACAAGAGCACAATTTTATCATCTGCATGCCACACGACTCAGAAGCCCATGCCACTTTCAGCTGGCTATGTTGATGGCCAACCAGTGACCTTGTTGCGAGATTCAGGGTGTCGAAATATTGTTGTCAGGAGAAGTTTAGTAAAAGAGGAGAAATTAACAGGCAAGTATGAAACTTGTATTTTGGCGGATAGTACGAAGAGAACAGTTCCGGTTGCAAAGGTTCATATTGATACTCCCTACGTAACAGGTGAATTCGAAGTATGGTGTATGGACAACCCAGTATTTGATTTGATTATAGGGGAGGTAAGCAATGCTAGAAAACCTCATGAACCAAATCCCGAGTGGAAGCCAAAGAGTTTGCTAGTAGTTGAGACTCGACAACAACTCAAGGATAAGAAGAAACCATACAAACCTCTTAAGGTTCCAGATATTGTCAAAGAGGACATAAAGCCTGATGACCTGAAGTGCGAACAGCAGAAAGACGCAACTCTCGAAAAAGCACGAAAGTATGCCCAAGAGGGTAGGACGTCATGCGAAGGGAAGGTAAGGTGGTTTACAAATAGAGGCTTATTATATCGGGAGTATAAGTCATCCGAGAAAGACGGAGGGAAGACGTTTTCTCAACTAATTGTCCCTTCAAAGTACCGAGATACGGTCATGAAGTTAGCACACGAATCAATCATGTCAGGGCATCTAGCTGTCAGCAGGACAACAGCCAGAATTCAGTCAGAGTTCTACTGGCCAGGTATCAATTCAGATATTAGACGATTTGTACAGTCCTGTGATGTGTGTCAGAGAACGATATCAAAAGGTAAAGTCAGCAAAGTCCCTTTAGACAAGATGCCATTGATAGATGAGCCATTCAAGAGGGTAGCTGTAGACATTGTTGGCCCATTACATCCTCCAACGGACAAAGGTAATCGTTTCATACTAACACTAGTCGATTATGCCACAAGATATCCAGAAGCGATTGCTTTGTCAGGAATAGATACGGAGCGTGTAGCTGAGGCTTTATTGGAAATGTTCTCCCGTATTGGAATTCCACAGGAGATACTCACTGATATGGGTAGCCAATTCACATCAGGTCTAATGATGGAAGTTAGTAGGCTCATTTCGATGAAGCAACTTACAACTACGCCCTACCACCCGATGTGCAATGGTCTCGTAGAACGTTTTAATGGCACACTTAAACAGATGCTGAAGAGAATGTGTTCGGAGCGACCAAAGGATTGGGACAAATATTTACCCGCCATTCTTTTCGCCTATCGTGAGGTACCACAGGAAAGTTTGGGTTTCTCGCCATTTGAGTTAGTTTATGGTCGTACAATTAGAGGACCCATGGCAATCTTGAAAGAACTCTGGACAAACGATATAAAGGATCAAGAGGTAAAATCTACTTATCAGTACGTGTTTGATCTCAGAGATCGACTGGAGTCAACCTGTGAGTTAGCACATCAGAATCTTGAAAGGGCGTCAAGGAGACACAAGACATATTTTGACAAGAAAGCTAGAATTTGCAATATGAAGCCAGGTGAGAGAGCTTTGGTACTTCTTCCAACAGAGAGTAATAAGCTTCTTATGCAATGGAAAGGTCCGtacaaaatagtgaaaaaagtGGGAAATGTAGATTACATGTTGGATGTGAATGGAACTGTAAAGACTTACCATGCAAATTTGCTTAAGAAGTATGTAGATCGTGTAGAGCCAGAGGTAAGTTTTCTTATGTCCATTGTGACCTCAGAAGAAACTGACAATTCAGATTCCGAAGATGATCAGGAAGTATATGTTGAGGTAAGCAATAGTGTAGAGAGTTACAAGGATGTAGATATCAACAATGATCTTGATGAGGAAGAAATACAAACCCTGAAAGGACTCTTTAGGAGCTTCGGGGATGTTTTCACTGAGAAGCCAGGGGATACACATATGATTCAACACGATATTCGTATCACTACAGACAAACCTGTACGAGTAAGTCCAAGACGTATCCCATTTGCAATGGAAGAAACCGTAAAGGAAGAGGTAAGCAAGATGTTAGACATGGGTGTTATAGAGTTGTCAGACAGTCCATATTCCTCTCCAATAGTCTTGGTAGTTAAGAAGGACAACACATTTAGGTTCTGTGTTGATTTTAGGAAACTTAATAGTATCACTGTGTTCGACGCAGAGCCTATGCCAGATGTAGATGCTATGTTTGCAAAATTGTCGGGACACAAATTCTTTTCCAGGCTAGATCTGTCAAAAGGGTATTGGCAAGTACCTCTTACACAATCTTCCCGTTCTCTCACAGCTTTTCAAACTCCTTTGGGGCTATTTCAGTTCACTAAAATGCCATTTGGGTTAGTTACAGCTCCTGCAACGTTTTGTCGCCTTATGCGCGAAGTTCTCCATAATATCACAAATGTGGATAATTTTATAGATGATATTTTGGTATACACTCAGACATTTGAGCAGCATGTCCAAGTACTCTCCGAGGTTTTGAGGCGACTTCGGGAAGCTAACCTTACAGCCAGACCAACGAAGTGCTCAGCCGGTTATCGGAAGCTTGAGTGTTTAGGGCACATAATCGGAGACG